In Poecilia reticulata strain Guanapo linkage group LG17, Guppy_female_1.0+MT, whole genome shotgun sequence, the following proteins share a genomic window:
- the LOC103479593 gene encoding G-protein coupled receptor 55 → MCGMTQEVVMKQQKAEKQKLSGTAETLRKKQQNSSVTIMSSNNSSSECSFREVDEPMKYVELVIYVPIFIVGMIFNLGALLVYCLCLRKWTESTIYMTSLALMDLLLLLPLPFKMHAAYQTWPQEFQFACSFLENLYFVGTYGGIYMIMCIGVDRWLAICHPFKAKQLRSPKAAVITCVGIWVLVFTSIFPVTFNFRTVVTNDFHCFHRFSENGWSPKVIICLQIFGFLGPAVTLVCCSAQVIWTLQESGQRSAQSQACVKIICSGLCAFLVPFTPSHLAIFLQFLVRQQVIVDCSSMKSISMFLQTTMCLSNITCCLDGLCYYFIADEVKKTKNNFRMARLSQRRGNSSTSELGSKTNRASSS, encoded by the exons ATGTGTGGCATGACGCAGGAAGTGgtgatgaaacaacaaaaggcAGAAAAGCAGAAGCTGTCTGGCACAGCAGAGACACtcagaaagaaacagcaaaattcCTCTGTGACAATCATGAG cagcaacaacagcagcagtgaGTGCTCATTCAGAGAGGTGGACGAACCAATGAAATACGTGGAGCTGGTCATCTATGTTCCCATATTCATAGTGGGGATGATTTTTAACCTGGGGGCGCTGCTGGTTTATTGCCTGTGCCTCCGAAAGTGGACTGAGTCAACCATCTACATGACTAGCTTGGCTCTAATGGAYCTYCTCCTCCTCTTGCCTCTACCCTTCAAAATGCACGCTGCATATCAGACATGGCCRCAGGAATTCCAGTTCGCTTGTTCATTTCtggaaaacctttattttgtcGGAACRTACGGCGGTATCTACATGATCATGTGCATAGGYGTTGATAGGTGGCTGGCAATATGTCACCCATTCAAAGCCAAGCAGCTGCGCTCCCCCAAGGCGGCTGTCATTACCTGCGTGGGGATCTGGGTTCTGGTGTTTACCTCTATCTTTCCAGTCACCTTCAACTTCAGGACAGTAGTTACGAACGACTTCCACTGCTTCCATCGATTTTCAGAAAATGGCTGGAGTCCCAAAGTGATCATCTGCTTGCAAATATTTGGTTTCCTGGGGCCTGCGGTCACGTTGGTTTGCTGTTCAGCTCAAGTCATCTGGACCCTCCAGGAGTCCGGCCAGCGRAGTGCCCAGAGCCAGGCCTGCGTGAAGATCATCTGCAGTGGCCTGTGCGCTTTCTTGGTGCCGTTCACTCCGAGCCACCTGGCCATCTTCCTGCAGTTCCTG GTACGCCAGCAAGTGATTGTGGACTGCAGCTCCATGAAAAGTATAAGCATGTTTTTACAGACCACCATGTGTCTGTCCAACATCACCTGTTGCCTGGATGGCCTGTGCTACTACTTCATAGCTGACGAGGTGAAAAAGACGAAAAACAACTTCAGGATGGCCAGACTAAGCCAAAGGCGAGGAAACTCCAGCACTTCAGAG cTGGGCAGTAAAACAAACCGAGCAAGCAGCTCTTGA